The genome window ATCTCCCGCCGGTGAAGGCAGAGGTTCCGGCCGGGGCTTCCGCGATCGACCACCTCATGGAGAAGCACTGGAAGGAACGGGGCCTGGAACCGGTAGACCGGGCCGATCGCCGGACGCTCGTGCGACGGCTGACGTTCGACCTGATCGGGCTTCCCCCGACGGCCGACGAGGTGGACCAGTTCGTCGCGGACGAGCGGCCGGATGCGTATGACCGCCTCGTCTCACGGCTGCTCGCCTCGCCCCACTACGGCGAGCGGATGGCGATCGCCTGGCTCGATGTCGTCCGGTTTGCGGACACGATCGGCTACCACTCCGACACGCCGCGGAACGTTTACCCCTACCGGGACTACGTCATTCGGGCCTTCAACGGCAACAAGCCGTTCGACCACTTCACGGTCGAGCAGCTGGCTGGCGATTTGCTGCCTGAGAGCACGCAGGAACAGAAGGTCGCCTCGGCGTTCAATCGTCTCCTGCTCACCACCGAAGAGGGGGGAGCCCAGGCCAAGGACTACGAGGCCCGGATGCTCGGCGATCGGGTCCGCGCCGTTGGGACGGTCTGGCTCGGCCAGACACTCGGCTGTTGCCAGTGCCACGACCACAAGTTTGATCCGATCGCAACCCGCGACTTCTACACGATGGGGGCCTTCTTCGCCGACATCCAGGAACCGATCATCGGCCGCCGGGAAGCGGGGATGAACGTCCCGACTGAGGACCAGTCCCGGAAGCTGGCGGACCTTCAGCAGCAGGTCGCCGCGGTTCAGACAGACTTCGACGGCCCGCATCCGGAACTGGCTGAGGCCTTCGCGAAGTGGCAGGCCGAGCAACTCGCCCGACTCGCTGCCGCCGGTGCCTGGCAGACCGTCAAGCCGACGAAAGTCTCCGGAACGGGCAAGGTCAAGCTGCAGGCCGCGGACGACGGTTCGGTCCTCGCTTCCGGCGCGAATCCCGATACGACGAACTACACGTTCGAAGCCGCCATCGACCAGAAGGGAATGCTCGGACTGCGGCTCGAGGCACTGCCCGATGACTCGTTGCCCTCCAAGGGACCGGGGCGAGCCGGAAACGGGAACTTTGTTGTCACGGAAGTGACCGCCGTTCTTCGCAAAGCCGATGGCCAGACCGCTCCTCTGCGGTTCGCCTCGGCCATCGCCTCGTTCGAGCAGATGGTCGCCGGTGACAAACATCCGGACGGCCGCTGGTCGGCCGCTTCGACGATCGATGGCGATGCTCGCGATCCGAAGGCCGGATGGGCGGTCCTGCCGGAAGTCGGCAAGCCGCAGCAGCTCCTGCTCGCGCTGGCAGAGCCGGTCGACCTCGCGGCCGCGGAACCGCTTGTCGTCGAGATCCGCCAGCAGCACGGGAACGGGAAGCACACTCTCGGCAAGTTCCGGCTCTCCGTCACGGCGAGCGCCGATGACCTTAAGATGGCCCCGGCACCAGCGCCGCCGCGGGAAGTGGTCGACCTCCTCAAAGTGCCGGCGGAGCAGCGGAACGCGGACCAGACCCGGCAGCTCTTTGGCCACTTCAAGGCGGCCAGCGAAGAGCTCGCCCCGCTCCGCCAGCGGCTCGATGACGCCCGCAAAGCGGTGACCCGCTTCGAAGAGTCGCTCCCCAAGTGCCTCATCTCGGTCTCGATGCCGAGCCCCCGGACGGTCCGGATCCTTCCTCGGGGCGACTGGCAGAATGACTCCGGCGAGATCGTCGCCCCGGCGCTTCCTGGTTTCCTCACCAAGGCTCAGCCCGCAGGGGATCGCCGGCTGAACCGGCTCGATCTTGCCCGGTGGATCGTCTCTCCCGAGAACCCGCTCACCGCCCGCGTCTTCGCGAACCGGCTCTGGAAGCAGTTCTTCGGCACCGGGCTGTCGAGGAATACGGACGACCTCGGATCGCAGGGGGAATGGCCCACGCATCCCGAACTGCTCGACTGGCTGGCGGTCGAATTCCGCGAGAGCGGCTGGAACGTCCAGCACCTCGTGCAGCTGATTGTTTCCAGCCGGGCGTACCAGCTCTCGTCCGTGCCGACGGCCGATCTTGTCGCCCGCGATCCGCTGAATCGGGAGCTCGCCCGGCAGAACCGGTACCGGTTCGACGCCGAGCTCGTCCGGGACAACGCGCTGGCGATCGCCGGACTCCTCGACGGGCGGATCGGCGGACCGAGCGTCAAGCCGTACCAGCCCGCCGGTTACTGGGAGAACCTGAACTTTCCGGTCCGGGATTACGATGCGAGCGGCGGCGCGGACCAGTATCGCCGCGGGCTCTACACCTGGTGGCAGCGGTCTTTCCTCCACCCGAGCCTCCTGGCCTTCGACGCGCCGACCCGCGAAGAGTGCTGCGCGGACCGGACGCGATCCAACATTCCGCAGCAGGCCCTCGTCCTCCTGAATGACCCGACCTACGTCGAGTGCGCCCGGGCGCTCGCGGTGCGGACGCTCGCGGCGAAAGACCAGACGCCCGAACAGCGGATCCAGTGGCTGTGGCGGACGGCGCTGCAGCGAACGCCCACTACCGCTGAAGCGGATGCGCTGCGGACGCTCTACGGCAAACACCTCGAAGAGTTCCAGAAGGATCCCAGCCGCTCGGCGGCGCTCCTGGCCGTCGGGAACGCGCGGCCGCCGGAAGGGATCGACGCCGCGGAGCTCGCCGCCTGGACGAGCGCCGCCCGCGTGGTTCTCAACCTCCACGAAGTCATCACCCGCAATTGAGCCAGGAGTCACTCCAGATCGCGTCGGTCTCCACCCCCTCGGAATCGAAAGGGACGGGACAGCCTGTCGGGCGATGGGTCTGGCCGGTGCTGGGGCTCGCCGCGATTCTGCTCTTTGAAGTGACGGCCAACGTGGCGCTCTCCGCGTTCGTCCTGTGCCTCAAGGCGGGCTGGTCTGATTTCGTGGCCGCCCGCTGGATCGCCCGGAACGAGCGGCACCGCGGCCGGAAGCGGACGCTCTGGTACTTTCAGCTGGCCCTCGGCGCGTTCAAGATCGTCATCGCCGGCGTCGCCCTGAGCCTTATTCTCATGTTCGTCATGGCCTGGGCCCGCGCCGGCGGACAGAGGCGGATGCCGTTTGAGGCGGTGGCGATCGTTGCGGTCACCGCCTTCGCCGGGTTCTTCCTGTCGTCGATGCTGACGCTCCGCGGGATCGAATGCGCCCGCTGGTGCGGCCTGCGGGTGTGGGTCGACCGCCGCATGGCGAGGAATGTCCGCTTCGAGTATCCACCGCGGCAGTTCAGCACTTACAACGAGCTCGGCTCGCTCGTCGCGGGGCTGGCGATCTTCATTCTCGGTGCGGTGTGGGTCGTGGGGATCGTCCTGGCCCTGCAGGTTCCGCAGCAGATGGCGGTGGGGGTTTTCATTGCGTCGGTCCTGTTGGCGTTGGCGGGATCGATCACGATCGCCTTCCGGGCCCGGACGATCACGGCCCGAAGTCCGTTCGAGTGCTGGCCTGATGCGGATGAGGAGACGGACTGGCAACCGGTCGGAATTCCCGATCCCTGAGAGCGGATCGAAATACTCGCCAACCAAACCGGGTCCAGGGGCACCCTGGTGGGGAGTGCAGAGGGGCAACGCCCCTTTGCCCGCCGGAGGCCTGGCCGTCGAGAGATGTCTGAAGGATCACGTATCCAAACGCGGACAACGTGCCGGATGCCCCCTCACCAATCCGCGGGGATTGCAAACCCAGCGGCATCGGGTGAGGGAGTCCTCAACAACGGTACCACAAAGGGGACATCCGTTGCTTACCACGGTTCTTCATAGAAGTGCCTCCGGCGGCAAGGGGGCGTGGCCCCCTTGACCCCAGACTGCCGTGGCACGTTGGGTTCGAGCTATGGGAGCCGTGCCGGCAAGGACGCGGTTCGGGCTGGCGCGTCACGCCGCCTTTCGGATCACCTTCCCGTCCAACGCGGCAGGCCGAACGGTTCCGTTCAGCCACTCGTCGAGCCGCTTTCCCCGAACGAAGGCCTCGTACGTCAGAAGACTCATCGCGATCCCCACCGCGGCCGCGAGTCCGCACTTGACCGGCCCCGGCAGGTCGAAGACCCGCAGTGAGACCTGCGTCAGCCCGACAACGGGATGATGGGCCAGATAGATCCACAGCGAGGCCCGCGAAAGGTATCCAACCAGGGGCGTGACCGTCCGCGACCCATCGATCGCCGTCAGGAACAGCCCCGAGGCGGCCAGCCAGCCGCAGCCGGCGAACCCGGTCGTCAGTCCCAGCCGCGACCATCCGGAAAACGGCTCGGCAACGTGCATCGCCACCGTCGACCAGACGGGAAGAAACAGCAGGCCCGCCGCGGCCACGAGACGCAGGCCAAGTCCGGAGTTGCCGGCGATGCCGCTCATTCGCCCCAGCCAGCCCAGGGCGAAGCAGGGGGCGTAGTACGCAAGCCGCCCCGGAGTCAAAAGAATCGATTGCTCAAAGCCGATCACGACCCGCGGATCCCAGGTGAGTCCCGCCACGCTGATCGCAAAGAGACCGGCCACGATCGCCGCCCGCGTCCAGGTCGACGGACCGCGGCGGATCGGAATGGTCGCCGGCTCCGCGGCCGGACGCCGGGTGTTCCAGAAGGCGATCAGTCCCCCGTACGCGCAGAAGATCCACTGGTAGATCAGAAACCACAGGTGGCTCGGCCCGAGGAGCTGGTCGGAGAGGGGCGCGTCGACTTTGAGGCTTTGAAGTTTGCGGGGGATGATCCGTCCTTCGCAGACCCATCCCAGGAGCCAGACATAAAGGTCGAGCGGGAGGATCAGGACCGCGCCGACGAGGAATGGAATTCCGAGCCGGAGAGTCCGGTTGCGGACGAGGGCGACGGGGCCGGCGCGTTCGCACGACTGTGCTGCCAGGAACCCGCCGATCAGAAAAAAGAGCGGCATGACGAACGTATCGATCCCCCAGCAGAGCCCGTCGACGAGGACGGACTGGGCCGGCAGATCGGTCGTACACCACACGAGCCCCGGCATGGGGGAACTCATGTAGGGAATCCCCGCATGCAGGACGACCACCGCCAGGCTCGCACCGGCGCGCAGCCAGTCGAGGCCGCCGTAGCGGGGAGCGGGCGAAGACGCCGATGTGGGCCAGCCGGGAGCGGGGCGGGAATTCATCCGTGATTTCCGCGGGACTCAAGTCGGCCGAAGTCTAGCCGGAGAGCCGCTTTTCCGCCGAGATCACTTTCGCCCCGTCCCGTTTCGCATCCTAAGGGGCTATTTTCCCGGGCCTTCCACCGTGATGGCCATGAAGACCGGGCTCGTCGGGTCGTTCCCCTTGATGAGCTCGATCGTCGTCACCTTGTCCGTCCGCTGCGGCAGGATCGAGGCGTACCGCACCTGCTGGCCGCGGACCGGGAAGGCGAACTTGGACTCCGGTACGTCGACCCGGCGGATGTAGTCCGCGAAGTGGACGCCGTTCCGGAGCGCGTGGTCTTCGCTCGTGCCGTCCGCGTAGTGGATCCTGACCGTCACGGTTGGCGATTTTTCGCCGTAGGCCGGGAATCCCCAGCCGCTGATGAGTCCCAGGAAGTGGATCGCTTTCACCGGCTGGTTGACCGGCAGTTCGACCTGCTTCGGCATCCGCGGCGGCAGGTCGCCATTGGTCCCGTGGAGCATGAGGGCGTTGGGAACGCGGTCCCCCTGGGGATCGACGAGGAGGAACGGGACCCCCTCGAAGGTCTTGGGAGACCAGTCGGCGAACACGAGCTTCTCGAGGTCCGTTCCGCGGGCTTCGTCGTGGAACATCATCCGGGTCGTGACGACGCTGGCGACCTTCCGCAGGTCGAGCGGCGTGAACCGCCCCCGCTGCGTCAGGAACTCGAGGAGGTTCGCCAGGTCATCTGGCGAGAACTGCTTCTCGAAGCCTTCGGGCATGAGCGACTTGGTGCTTCCCCGCAGCTCGTCGATGTCCGACCGCTGGACGGCGTGCCGCTTGGCCTCGGTGTCGATCAGCTCAATCGAGGTCCGGGTCTCCGACGCCAGCATCCCGGTCAGGACCTGCCCTTCCGTCGTAACGACGGTGTAGGTGCGGAAGTTGCTTTCGACGCTGCGACTCGGATCCAGGATGTGGATCAGGAGCTCGTGCTTGGGATGGACCGCCATGCCAGTCAGGTCCGGACCGATCTTCTGCCCTTCTCCGCTGTGCATGTGGCACTTCGAGCAGTTCTTGGTGAACACGAGTTTCCCGAGGGCGGGGTCCCCGGTCCGCTCTGTGACGGGGAGCAGTTCCTTGACGACCTTTTCGCGGTCCGCGTTCGGCAGGCCGCCGCCAGCCGCGAGGAGCTTTTTGGCCTGCTCACGGATCGTCCGGTCGGGATGCGCCGCGAGGGCCTGTTTCTGATCGAGCGAGAGGTCGCCGAGGACCGCTTTCCCCTCTTCGACCCCCTTGAGGAATGCCGCCGTCGAGGCCGGGCGGGAGAGCAGGCTGCGGAGAGCAGCCCGCTTGAGATCGGGAGTGAAGCCGCCGACCCGCTCCACGAGAAGGCTACCGAGGTCGTCTGCCGTGCTGCTGCCGAGGGCTTCGAGAACGCCCGTCGAGTAGGCGGCGCTCGACTGCGGCCGGATCGTCTCCAGGAGCTGTTCGACGATACGGCCGTCATCCGGTTTGAAGTCGATCAGCTGTCGGACGGCGGCGATCCGGTCGCGGTCCGGCTTGTCCTCGCTGCCGATGTCCGCCAGGAGCGCCTGGACGATTCCGCTGATGTGGGCCTCGAAGGCCTGGCTTCCCCAAAGGCCGGCCAGCCGGACGACCTGTCCTCGCGCACCGGGTGAGAGGTGTTCGAGACGCGACAACAGGCGCTTCTCGGTCGCTTCGTTGAGGGCGATCTTGTGGGACTTGGGCCATCCGCGGGAGAAGCCGCTGAAGACTGCTTCGAGGACGGAGACGTTCCCTTCCGACACGGCGGCCAGGATCGCGTCGACCTGCTTGCTGTCCGGCGTGCCGCGAGCGACGTGCTCCGCCACGATCGAGGCCGTCCGCAGCGTGGCTTCAGGCAATGCCGCGGCGTCCTTGTTGTTCGGGGCCTTGGCGCGAGCCAGGGCGGTCAGGAAGCCGACGGCGTTGTTCGCCGCACCGGCGATGACGGCATCGGACGTCCAGCGATCCTGTCGTTGCGGTTCGAGAGCCGCGTCAGCAACGCGCGAGCCTGCGTCATTCGTGGCGGGCAGATCAGCCAGGGCCAGGAACGCGGCGAGGCGGACCTGGGGATCGCTGTCGTTCAGGAGTCCCGCCGCCAGCACCTCCTGCGTCGATTCGGCCTTCTGTGGCAGAACCTGGAGAGCATTCCGCCGCACGCCCGCCGAGGGATGCCGCAGCGCCGCGACCGCGGTCGTGTAAGCATCGCCCTTGGCCTCGTCCAGGAGACCGAGCCCCTTGAGCGTCCAGAGGGCGTGAACCGCGCCGGCATTGAGACCGACTGCGTCAACGTCCTTGTTCCGCACCAGGGCCAGCAGGTCGCCGGCAATCGACCGGTCACCCGCTTCGACGAGGAGCTGCTGCGCCTGCTTGCGGATGAGCATCGTCGGACTGGCGAGCGACGCGACAAGCTGCTTGGGCTCGCTCTTGGCGAGGTTGGTCACGGCCAGCGAACCGTCTGCCTTCCCGTAAGTCAGGCGGTAGACGCGGCCGTGCTTCTTGTCGCGGAGGTCCGTTTCGTAGGCGTTCCCCTTGCCGGTCTTGAAGCCCTGCGGCGTCGGGTTGTGCTGGATGATGTAGTTGTACCAGTCGATGACCCACAGGTTCCCATCCGGACCGACTTCAGCCAGGACCGGCGACGACCATTCGTCGTCGCTGGCGAGGATGTTGAACGTGTTCTGCGAGGTGAAGTCCGAACCTTCCTGCCGCAGGACGAAGGTCCCCACGAGGTGCCCCGTCGGCTCGCAGACGAACTGCGTCCGGTTCCAGTACGCCTGCGGGTAGTTGCGGCCCGTGTAGAGGGCGGAGCCGCAACCGGCGGTATAGCCCCCGGCATGGTCCATCTGGCGGACCTTCTCCGTGGCCGCCTGGAACAGGTGCGTGTCCGAGATCATCTGGAGGACTTCCGGCGACCAGCCGCGGACCCGCTCGTAGTAGCGGTTCGCGATCGGCATGTAGACGCTCGGGCAGTGATTGGCGGTGGAGCCAAAGATAATCCCTTCTTCGCTGATGCCGAGGCCCCAGGTGTTGTTGTTGGTCGACCGGACGAACTCGAGCTCGGCGACCTTCACTCCCTCCCCTTCCCCTTCGAGCCGGAAGCGGAAGAAACCCTGCCGGAAGCTGGGAGTCTTGGTTCCGCCAAAGGTGGGCTCCGACTGGTTGTAGCCCTGCATCCCCCAGATCCAGTTGTCGAGGCCGAGCTGGAAGTTGCTGACTTCGCCGTGGGTGTCTCCCATCCCCCAGCCGGTCATGAGGACCTGCCGGGTGTCGGCGACGTCGTCGCCATTCGTGTCGCGGAAGTAGACGGTTTCGACGCCGTCCTGCACGATCGCCCCGCCGCGGTAGAACGTGATCGCCGTCGGGATGCTGAGCTTCTCCGCGAAGACCGTGAACTTGTCGGCGACGCCGTCGCCGTTCGTGTCTTCGCAGATCCGGATCCGGTCCCGACCTTCGCCAATGGGCTGGAGTTCGTTGGGGTAGTCGTAGGTCTCGCAAACCCACAGCCGTCCGCGGGCGTCCCAGTTCATCGCGATCGGCTTGCCGCCGAGCTGTGGCTCGCTGGTGTAGAGACGCGGCTGAAAGCCCTCGGGGGTGACGAAGTGCTTGATCGACTCTTCCGGGGCGATCGGCGTCTGCATCTGCGACTGGTTGGCCGCCTGTGTTCCCCACTTTTCCCCCTTGGGGTAGATCGGGATCTTGGGACCGACGTCGATAAACTCGAACGGCTTGACGTCTTTCCGGAACGCCGTGATCTCGGGGAGGGCGAAGGCCTGCGGATCGGTGAACTTCGGTGCTTCCTGCGGATCGCGGCCGACGGCCCAGCGGAGGCCGCGTTCGACGAGGTTCTGGAAGCCAGGCTGGCCCCACGTCCGTTCGTCGTGGCCCCAGGCGGTGTAGAAGACGCGTCCCTTGCCCTGCGTCCGGACCCAGGTCCAGGGCTCGAAGCCCTGCTGGTCGGCCCGGACTTCGAGGACGATCCGGTTGGTTTCGTTGTGCTTGGTGTGGACGTAGGTTTCGTCCCAGCTTCCGAACCCGTCGAACCCTTTCATGACGGGGTGGTTGGGATCGACGATCCGCGTGCGGAAGTCGCCCGTTCCGTGGCGGAGGAACTGGGCGCCGACGAGGGCGATGTATTTCTCCGAGTTGAGGAAGCAGTAGGAGGCGCAGTGGAGCGGGATCAGGCCTTTGCCTCCTTCGACGTAGTCGAGAAGGGCCTTCTCCTGTTCGGGGCTGATCTGCGTGGTGTTCGCGAAGATCAGGAGTCCGTCGAACTTGGCGAGGGACGCGGGCGCGAGGGCGGCCATGTCGTCCGTGTACTGAACCTGGATTCCGCGCTCTTTGAGGACGGGGATGAGCTGGGCGGCCCGGTCGCCGGGGCGGTGGTGGCCGTTGTCTCCCAGGAAGAGGACGCGGATGGGGTTGTCTGCCAGGACGGGTTGGCAAAACAGCAGGAACACTGCGGCGAGTGCGTGCCGGAGCTTCATGATGGTTTTAAGGAGATGCCGAGATGCGGTGAGACGTGGGTTTGCAGTTTACGAGTTTCCGCCGCGCTTCACCAATGGACGCAACGTGTGCTTGCCGGCGCGACGTCGATAGCTCAAACCCAATGTGCCACGGCCACTGGGGTCAAGGGGGCAACCCCTTGCCGCCGGAGGCACTTCCATGAGGAACCGTGGTAAGCAACGGATATCCCCCCTTGTGGTGCCGGTGTTGAGGACTCCCTCACCCGATGCCGCTGGGTTTGCGATCCCCGCGGGTTGGTGAGGGGCATACGACACGGTGTCCGCGTTTGGACACTCACTCCTTCAGACATCTTCCGACGGCCAGGCCTCCGGCGGGCAAGAGGGCGTTGCCCCCTTGCATCCCCCACCAGGGTGCCCCTGGACCCGGTGAAGGGGTGCATTCGATGTCTCCCCTCCCCTTCGATAGACTCACACCTCACCCGCTGCCACCTGGAGACTCTCGATGCAACTCGGCTTCGTCAGCACGATCCTTCCGGAACTCTCCCTCCCCGAACTCCTGGCCTTCTCCAAAAAAGCAGGAGCCAAATGCGTCGAAGTCATGTGCTGGCCCGTCGGAAAGGCCGAACGCCGCTACGCCGGCGTCACCCACGTCGACGTCACCGACATGACCCAAAGCCGCGCCGATGACATCCTGGCCACCGTCCACCAGAGCGGCGTCGCCCTCAGCGGACTCGGCTACTACCCCAACGCCCTCTCCCCCGACCGCGAAGACGCCGAACGCGGCATCGCCCACCTCAAGAAAACGATCCAGGCCGCGCCGCTCCTCAAGGTCGGAGTTGTCACCAGCTTCGTCGGCAAAGACTGGACGCGCCCCATGTCCGACAACTGGGCCCTCTTCGAAAAGATCTGGCCCGACATCATCCGCCTGGCGGAAGACAACGGCGTCAAAATCGCCATCGAAAACTGCCCGATGTACTTCACGAAGGACGAATGGCCCGGCGGAAAGAACCTCGCCACGAGCCCGGCTTACTGGCGGCGAATGCTCGAGATCATCCCCAGCCCGAGCTTCGGCCTCAACTTCGATCCCTCTCACTTCGTCTGGCAGCGGATGGACTACCTCACGCCGCTCCGGGAGTTCAAGGACCGGCTGTTCCACATCCACTGCAAGGACGCCCGCCTCGACGTCGAGAAGCTCAACGACCTGGGAATCTTTGCCCACCCGAACGAGTACCACACCCCCAAGCTCCCCGGCCTGGGGGATGTCGACTGGGGCAAGTTTTTCTCGGTCCTGAGCGACATCGGCTACCGCGGACCTGTGTGCGCCGAAGTCGAAGACCGCGCTTATGAAGGCTCGCTTGAGCTCCGCAAGGTGTCGGTCGTCCAGAGCCTGCGGTACCTCCGCAACTTTGCGATGGACCAGGGAGAGCCGGTCTAGTCACCTCGTCCTATCTGTGTGCATCCGTGTTCATCTGTGGCCAATCCTTCTGATTCAGCCACAGATGAACGCAGATTAACACAGATAAGAGGGCTCACTGTTATTGTCTTGTTCGCCGTTCCGGTGCCTGGCTGACCTCGGCCAAGTGCCGTCTTGATATCCCCGGTTGAATGTCCCTGTCCGGTCCCTTTCTCGACGCCGATCGCCTGCTCCGCGAGACCTTTCTCGCCGATGTCCGGCTCTTCGCGCAGCTCCCCTCGACGAACGACTACGCCCATGCGGCAGCCCGGGAAGGGGCCCGCACGCCGCTGCTCATCGTGGCGGACGAGCAGACGGCCGGACGCGGACGCGGCGCCAATCGGTGGATGACCGGGGCGGGGGCGCTGACCTTCTCGCTCCTGCTCGAGCCGCGGAAGCTGGGGATGCCGCTCGCCTCGTGGCCGATTCTGTCCCTCGCCTGCGGAGCGAGCGTGGCGCTGTCACTGGAGACGCTGCTCGGTCCGCGGGCGGATGTCCGGGTCAAGTGGCCCAACGACGTTTATCTCGAAGGGGCCAAGGTGTGCGGGATCCTGGTGGAGACGCCGAAGTCTTCGCCGGATTCGCTGATCATCGGGATTGGCATCAACGTCAATAACCTTCGAGAGGCTGCGCCGCCTGAAGTCCAGAAGCGGATGATTTCGCTGGCCGATGTGGCGGGACAGGAGTTGCCGCGGACCGATGTCCTCATTGAGGTCCTGCAGCAGTTGCGCAGGCAGTTCGACGCCGTGGCGGAAGTTCCGGGGGCGGTGATCGAGAGCTGCCGGGCGCGGTGTTTTCTGACGGGTCGGCTTCTCAGTGTCAGCGATGGTGTGCGAACCGTCAGCGGGACCTGTTTGGGTCTCGATGATGATGGAGCCCTCCGCGTGGCGACGGCGGCGGGGCAACAGCGGTG of Planctomyces sp. SH-PL14 contains these proteins:
- a CDS encoding sugar phosphate isomerase/epimerase family protein; the encoded protein is MQLGFVSTILPELSLPELLAFSKKAGAKCVEVMCWPVGKAERRYAGVTHVDVTDMTQSRADDILATVHQSGVALSGLGYYPNALSPDREDAERGIAHLKKTIQAAPLLKVGVVTSFVGKDWTRPMSDNWALFEKIWPDIIRLAEDNGVKIAIENCPMYFTKDEWPGGKNLATSPAYWRRMLEIIPSPSFGLNFDPSHFVWQRMDYLTPLREFKDRLFHIHCKDARLDVEKLNDLGIFAHPNEYHTPKLPGLGDVDWGKFFSVLSDIGYRGPVCAEVEDRAYEGSLELRKVSVVQSLRYLRNFAMDQGEPV
- a CDS encoding PSD1 and planctomycete cytochrome C domain-containing protein, which gives rise to MLAGRSMLQPVLLLAVVASAAAFWPTAATAEDRVRFNRDIRQLLSDNCFACHGPDANTREADLRLDARENAVEGGAIRPGNASESEVIRRITSSDPDLVMPPPKSHKTLTPQQKSLLTRWIAEGAEYEGHWAYLPPVKAEVPAGASAIDHLMEKHWKERGLEPVDRADRRTLVRRLTFDLIGLPPTADEVDQFVADERPDAYDRLVSRLLASPHYGERMAIAWLDVVRFADTIGYHSDTPRNVYPYRDYVIRAFNGNKPFDHFTVEQLAGDLLPESTQEQKVASAFNRLLLTTEEGGAQAKDYEARMLGDRVRAVGTVWLGQTLGCCQCHDHKFDPIATRDFYTMGAFFADIQEPIIGRREAGMNVPTEDQSRKLADLQQQVAAVQTDFDGPHPELAEAFAKWQAEQLARLAAAGAWQTVKPTKVSGTGKVKLQAADDGSVLASGANPDTTNYTFEAAIDQKGMLGLRLEALPDDSLPSKGPGRAGNGNFVVTEVTAVLRKADGQTAPLRFASAIASFEQMVAGDKHPDGRWSAASTIDGDARDPKAGWAVLPEVGKPQQLLLALAEPVDLAAAEPLVVEIRQQHGNGKHTLGKFRLSVTASADDLKMAPAPAPPREVVDLLKVPAEQRNADQTRQLFGHFKAASEELAPLRQRLDDARKAVTRFEESLPKCLISVSMPSPRTVRILPRGDWQNDSGEIVAPALPGFLTKAQPAGDRRLNRLDLARWIVSPENPLTARVFANRLWKQFFGTGLSRNTDDLGSQGEWPTHPELLDWLAVEFRESGWNVQHLVQLIVSSRAYQLSSVPTADLVARDPLNRELARQNRYRFDAELVRDNALAIAGLLDGRIGGPSVKPYQPAGYWENLNFPVRDYDASGGADQYRRGLYTWWQRSFLHPSLLAFDAPTREECCADRTRSNIPQQALVLLNDPTYVECARALAVRTLAAKDQTPEQRIQWLWRTALQRTPTTAEADALRTLYGKHLEEFQKDPSRSAALLAVGNARPPEGIDAAELAAWTSAARVVLNLHEVITRN
- a CDS encoding PVC-type heme-binding CxxCH protein; the protein is MKLRHALAAVFLLFCQPVLADNPIRVLFLGDNGHHRPGDRAAQLIPVLKERGIQVQYTDDMAALAPASLAKFDGLLIFANTTQISPEQEKALLDYVEGGKGLIPLHCASYCFLNSEKYIALVGAQFLRHGTGDFRTRIVDPNHPVMKGFDGFGSWDETYVHTKHNETNRIVLEVRADQQGFEPWTWVRTQGKGRVFYTAWGHDERTWGQPGFQNLVERGLRWAVGRDPQEAPKFTDPQAFALPEITAFRKDVKPFEFIDVGPKIPIYPKGEKWGTQAANQSQMQTPIAPEESIKHFVTPEGFQPRLYTSEPQLGGKPIAMNWDARGRLWVCETYDYPNELQPIGEGRDRIRICEDTNGDGVADKFTVFAEKLSIPTAITFYRGGAIVQDGVETVYFRDTNGDDVADTRQVLMTGWGMGDTHGEVSNFQLGLDNWIWGMQGYNQSEPTFGGTKTPSFRQGFFRFRLEGEGEGVKVAELEFVRSTNNNTWGLGISEEGIIFGSTANHCPSVYMPIANRYYERVRGWSPEVLQMISDTHLFQAATEKVRQMDHAGGYTAGCGSALYTGRNYPQAYWNRTQFVCEPTGHLVGTFVLRQEGSDFTSQNTFNILASDDEWSSPVLAEVGPDGNLWVIDWYNYIIQHNPTPQGFKTGKGNAYETDLRDKKHGRVYRLTYGKADGSLAVTNLAKSEPKQLVASLASPTMLIRKQAQQLLVEAGDRSIAGDLLALVRNKDVDAVGLNAGAVHALWTLKGLGLLDEAKGDAYTTAVAALRHPSAGVRRNALQVLPQKAESTQEVLAAGLLNDSDPQVRLAAFLALADLPATNDAGSRVADAALEPQRQDRWTSDAVIAGAANNAVGFLTALARAKAPNNKDAAALPEATLRTASIVAEHVARGTPDSKQVDAILAAVSEGNVSVLEAVFSGFSRGWPKSHKIALNEATEKRLLSRLEHLSPGARGQVVRLAGLWGSQAFEAHISGIVQALLADIGSEDKPDRDRIAAVRQLIDFKPDDGRIVEQLLETIRPQSSAAYSTGVLEALGSSTADDLGSLLVERVGGFTPDLKRAALRSLLSRPASTAAFLKGVEEGKAVLGDLSLDQKQALAAHPDRTIREQAKKLLAAGGGLPNADREKVVKELLPVTERTGDPALGKLVFTKNCSKCHMHSGEGQKIGPDLTGMAVHPKHELLIHILDPSRSVESNFRTYTVVTTEGQVLTGMLASETRTSIELIDTEAKRHAVQRSDIDELRGSTKSLMPEGFEKQFSPDDLANLLEFLTQRGRFTPLDLRKVASVVTTRMMFHDEARGTDLEKLVFADWSPKTFEGVPFLLVDPQGDRVPNALMLHGTNGDLPPRMPKQVELPVNQPVKAIHFLGLISGWGFPAYGEKSPTVTVRIHYADGTSEDHALRNGVHFADYIRRVDVPESKFAFPVRGQQVRYASILPQRTDKVTTIELIKGNDPTSPVFMAITVEGPGK
- a CDS encoding biotin--[acetyl-CoA-carboxylase] ligase translates to MSLSGPFLDADRLLRETFLADVRLFAQLPSTNDYAHAAAREGARTPLLIVADEQTAGRGRGANRWMTGAGALTFSLLLEPRKLGMPLASWPILSLACGASVALSLETLLGPRADVRVKWPNDVYLEGAKVCGILVETPKSSPDSLIIGIGINVNNLREAAPPEVQKRMISLADVAGQELPRTDVLIEVLQQLRRQFDAVAEVPGAVIESCRARCFLTGRLLSVSDGVRTVSGTCLGLDDDGALRVATAAGQQRCVAGSVELLD
- a CDS encoding acyltransferase family protein, yielding MNSRPAPGWPTSASSPAPRYGGLDWLRAGASLAVVVLHAGIPYMSSPMPGLVWCTTDLPAQSVLVDGLCWGIDTFVMPLFFLIGGFLAAQSCERAGPVALVRNRTLRLGIPFLVGAVLILPLDLYVWLLGWVCEGRIIPRKLQSLKVDAPLSDQLLGPSHLWFLIYQWIFCAYGGLIAFWNTRRPAAEPATIPIRRGPSTWTRAAIVAGLFAISVAGLTWDPRVVIGFEQSILLTPGRLAYYAPCFALGWLGRMSGIAGNSGLGLRLVAAAGLLFLPVWSTVAMHVAEPFSGWSRLGLTTGFAGCGWLAASGLFLTAIDGSRTVTPLVGYLSRASLWIYLAHHPVVGLTQVSLRVFDLPGPVKCGLAAAVGIAMSLLTYEAFVRGKRLDEWLNGTVRPAALDGKVIRKAA